One Lytechinus variegatus isolate NC3 chromosome 14, Lvar_3.0, whole genome shotgun sequence genomic region harbors:
- the LOC121427717 gene encoding uncharacterized protein LOC121427717 has translation MASTAPVASSSLKDCSSSKREGDLVRIIENDATLVMVQDFIKQQDGKTDLNERNKHGRTALMMACLHGKLEIVKYLLEIGADHHLTAPDIKNTALHFACMFMESNSEADSALKWEETAEGAKNPASGEAKGDGFEAHFDVKGDAIVLQLIVNLLLHKAEFQKNDDGLYPLDLAALNKRLGVFAFLGSKGLVGKSMLVRGLDILGYLLAVEDKHKDAARILGKAVMEMESDTGNPDPVEFTSDLETFLGQKECKTMADWKALKKTNHARKVNAFLVGDRVLPEKLKPKVLYGPLAKYGHELLFKMKTRAKGFLIFDACLHLERKGLFYLNTVLMYLRMSVPRAETLEIFRDAQFVNSTCKMLGKYIDVMKDVPIDHIEKSVKDIMCNLGRILFDVINEYQSLEILEQFLSPIIEMINVIWDRIPKPEATGSGILVPTISVCHNVLLHLGREFCPNIFFCAPHPSRTRRYTTFLFKRLIANLLHVEGALDLDCHGNTMIHTLMVYSQTLSPQLIVDIAKILIRHGCPTDAKNKKGETPYDINMEMRENEDDFDDEDDFEDEDGDEPCLQLDPRGMGIVYELLKGPEEVYSLQELAARSILSYRIPYRQKLPSTLCAIIRDPVLDEDYEAGDSETSSDYDSDDEQNCPIS, from the coding sequence ATGGCTTCTACAGCACCTGTAGCATCATCCAGTTTGAAAGACTGTAGCAGTTCTAAGAGAGAGGGTGATCTGGTCAGGATCATTGAGAATGATGCCACACTGGTAATGGTTCAGGATTTCATCAAGCAGCAGGATGGGAAGACTGACTTGAATGAGAGAAACAAGCATGGTCGGACGGCATTGATGATGGCTTGTTTGCATGGAAAGCTGGAAATTGTGAAGTATCTTCTTGAGATAGGAGCCGATCATCATCTTACTGCACCTGACATAAAGAACACTGCGTTGCACTTTGCTTGCATGTTCATGGAAAGCAACAGTGAAGCAGACAGTGCACTGAAATGGGAAGAGACTGCAGAAGGGGCTAAAAATCCAGCAAGTGGAGAAGCCAAAGGAGACGGTTTCGAGGCTCATTTTGATGTGAAAGGAGATGCGATTGTATTACAACTTATCGTTAACCTCCTGTTGCACAAAGCCGAATTCCAGAAGAATGATGATGGACTGTATCCACTTGACTTAGCTGCATTGAACAAAAGACTCGGTGTCTTTGCATTCCTTGGCAGTAAAGGTCTAGTGGGAAAATCTATGCTTGTTAGGGGATTGGACATTCTGGGTTACTTATTGGCTGTGGAAGATAAACACAAAGATGCAGCTAGAATACTGGGAAAAGCTGTGATGGAAATGGAGAGTGACACTGGCAATCCAGATCCTGTGGAATTCACATCAGATCTTGAAACTTTCCTTGGTCAAAAAGAGTGCAAGACAATGGCAGATTGGAAGGCATTAAAGAAAACTAATCATGCAAGAAAAGTTAATGCTTTCCTTGTTGGTGATCGTGTTCTTCCAGAGAAGTTGAAGCCAAAGGTACTGTATGGACCACTTGCAAAATATGGACATGAGTTGCTTTTCAAGATGAAAACAAGGGCTAAAGGTTTTCTCATATTTGATGCATGTCTTCATCTGGAAAGGAAAGGGTTGTTTTATTTGAATACTGTCTTGATGTACCTGCGGATGAGTGTACCTAGAGCAGAAACCCTCGAAATTTTCAGAGATGCTCAGTTTGTTAACAGCACATGCAAGATGTTAGGAAAGTACATTGATGTCATGAAAGACGTCCCCATTGATCATATTGAGAAGAGTGTCAAAGACATCATGTGCAACCTTGGTCGTATCTTGTTCGATGTAATTAATGAATATCAAAGTCTTGAAATCTTGGAGCAGTTTCTCTCACCCATCATAGAGATGATCAATGTCATTTGGGATAGGATCCCAAAGCCTGAAGCTACTGGCAGTGGTATCCTGGTCCCCACTATTTCTGTCTGTCACAATGTTCTCCTTCACCTGGGAAGAGAGTTCTGTCCAAATATCTTCTTCTGTGCCCCTCATCCCTCCAGGACACGCAGGTACACCACTTTCCTCTTCaagcgattaattgctaatctTCTGCATGTCGAAGGTGCCCTTGATTTAGACTGTCATGGGAACACAATGATTCACACGCTGATGGTGTACTCGCAAACTTTATCACCACAACTGATTGTAGATATTGCAAAGATCCTGATAAGACATGGCTGCCCTACTGATGCAAAGAACAAGAAAGGGGAAACCCCTTATGACATCAACATGGAGATGAGAGAAAATGAAGATGActttgatgatgaagatgattttgAGGATGAGGATGGAGATGAACCTTGCCTACAGCTGGACCCACGAGGAATGGGCATTGTGTATGAGCTCTTAAAGGGTCCAGAAGAAGTGTATTCTCTTCAAGAGCTTGCTGCAAGGTCTATCCTTAGCTATAGGATCCCTTATCGCCAGAAGCTTCCATCTACACTGTGTGCTATTATAAGAGACCCAGTCCTGGATGAAGATTATGAAGCTGGAGATTCTGAGACTTCCAGTGACTATGATTCAGATGATGAACAAAACTGCCCAATATCTTGA